A genomic window from Polaribacter gangjinensis includes:
- a CDS encoding DUF4956 domain-containing protein, with product MDLLNFPIFDQDFYSMALLFFLNLFFITIIIRWFYYGSTGRKDYLFTFFMISIVLFFISFTLKKFNLNIGLAIGLFAVFGIIRYRTESIPIREMTYLFIVIGISLMNAVVNSKLSYTEILFSNVAITWAVGFIEKVWHVKHEITKKIIYEKIENIKSENYEFLIADLEERTGIPINKVTIDDIDFVKDCATLTIYYNLQPEKRKK from the coding sequence ATGGACTTATTGAATTTCCCAATATTTGATCAAGATTTTTATTCAATGGCATTGTTGTTTTTCTTAAATCTGTTTTTTATTACCATCATAATTCGTTGGTTTTATTACGGATCAACAGGAAGAAAAGACTATTTGTTTACTTTTTTCATGATCAGTATTGTATTGTTTTTTATCTCATTTACTTTAAAAAAATTCAATTTAAATATTGGTTTGGCAATCGGACTTTTTGCTGTTTTTGGAATTATTAGGTACAGAACAGAATCCATTCCAATCAGAGAAATGACTTATTTGTTTATTGTAATTGGAATTTCATTGATGAATGCGGTTGTGAACAGTAAATTGAGTTATACTGAAATTTTGTTTTCAAATGTTGCCATTACTTGGGCAGTTGGGTTTATTGAAAAAGTATGGCATGTAAAGCACGAAATTACTAAGAAAATAATTTATGAAAAGATAGAAAATATCAAATCTGAAAATTATGAATTTCTTATTGCCGATTTAGAAGAACGAACGGGAATTCCAATCAATAAAGTAACAATTGATGATATCGACTTTGTCAAAGATTGTGCAACACTCACTATTTACTATAATCTTCAACCAGAAAAAAGAAAAAAATGA
- a CDS encoding T9SS type A sorting domain-containing protein produces the protein MKLKLTLLIFFLTQGFLFSQTVNIAGNPYGGNPYATIADAISASNDGDVILISGIHTESITIAKSITLKGSNPLTDIIQANAAPNTATTRVVTLSSGSYNITIENLGIRHGNADSSNNGGGIFGDKVTGLITLNNLIINNNKTARNGGGLSFDGSNVNITDCTISNNTATLEGGGIMASPNTAAAINCNVNIKQSLINANTGRNGGGMWINGNNSASYKIDVIIENSTISNNITTSASSGLGGGAIYTTSPTGGGVTLSFIHVTTYNNSHAALTKSGLQFAGTNPTLFSIYNSIIVNTGDITRKSLNLANVTISNSINTIFGGLEGVVPAIITDSGNNNLTGQTATQAGISGGLIDNGGKTQVLTMDKDIAFKNYCSVSLPISISNIDQRGFLRDATPDAGAFEYYNIWNGTNNDFTDANNWSDGNPVSGGLVHIKSSAFMPTAATIDVSNIVMDSGTSFITTSTYAGNLVYNRNLATTNWYLIGSPVTNQDEDDFISDANFAYGTGSNRGFASYNTLNDNWTYYTGTPSANVLTSGIGYSVKKMTAENISFSGSMLTNDLTPITLTTTGNGFNLVSNPYPSFINSETMLDLTSNSESLASKTIWVWDQSTGVYDTKVSTEAFKIAPTQGFFVKSDGAAGTLSINEAFQSHEADTFSKSEEKTSILLQLSSGNDIRKARLYYVDGATKGFDNGFDGALFKGVQNPFAIYSHLASTEVGVDLQVQSVPKTDLENTIIPIGINAIAGKQITIEATITNLPEGLKVFLEDRATNTITRLDEANSSYKVTLNDALNGTGRFFLHTKASGVLSTDEVVLQNTSIYAINNNTLRVVGLPSGNANVKMYSILGKQVMQTSFSSTGMKEISLPKLSTGMYIVQVETAAGKLNKKIVLE, from the coding sequence ATGAAACTAAAGCTTACATTACTAATTTTTTTCCTTACACAAGGATTTCTTTTTTCACAGACAGTAAATATTGCAGGAAACCCTTATGGAGGAAATCCATATGCAACAATTGCAGATGCAATTTCAGCTTCAAATGATGGAGATGTCATTTTAATCTCAGGAATTCATACAGAATCTATTACTATTGCAAAGAGTATTACACTAAAAGGCTCAAATCCTTTAACGGATATTATACAAGCGAATGCAGCACCCAATACTGCAACAACTAGAGTTGTTACTTTATCATCTGGTAGTTATAATATAACAATAGAAAATTTAGGCATTAGACATGGAAATGCTGATTCCTCAAATAATGGTGGTGGAATTTTTGGGGATAAAGTAACTGGATTAATTACACTAAATAATTTAATTATCAATAATAACAAGACAGCTAGAAATGGTGGTGGATTATCATTTGATGGGTCAAACGTAAATATCACAGATTGTACGATCAGCAATAACACTGCTACCCTTGAAGGTGGAGGAATTATGGCATCTCCAAATACTGCTGCTGCAATCAATTGCAATGTAAATATTAAACAATCACTTATAAATGCAAATACTGGAAGAAATGGTGGTGGAATGTGGATAAATGGAAATAATTCTGCATCATATAAAATAGATGTAATAATTGAAAATAGCACAATTTCAAATAATATTACAACCAGCGCATCAAGTGGTTTGGGAGGTGGAGCAATATATACAACCTCACCAACTGGTGGTGGTGTTACTTTAAGTTTTATTCATGTTACAACTTACAATAATTCTCATGCTGCATTAACTAAATCGGGTTTACAATTTGCAGGTACAAACCCAACTTTGTTTAGTATATATAATTCAATTATTGTAAACACAGGTGATATAACAAGAAAGTCATTAAATCTCGCTAATGTTACAATTTCAAACTCAATTAATACAATTTTTGGAGGATTAGAAGGTGTTGTACCAGCAATTATTACTGATAGTGGTAATAATAATTTAACTGGCCAAACTGCAACTCAAGCAGGTATTTCTGGAGGGTTAATTGATAATGGTGGTAAAACACAAGTGTTAACTATGGATAAAGACATTGCTTTCAAAAATTACTGTTCAGTATCTTTACCAATTTCAATTTCAAACATAGATCAAAGAGGATTTTTAAGAGATGCTACTCCAGATGCAGGGGCATTTGAATATTACAATATTTGGAATGGAACAAACAATGACTTTACAGACGCAAACAATTGGTCTGATGGTAATCCTGTTAGTGGTGGTTTAGTTCACATTAAATCTTCTGCATTCATGCCAACTGCAGCAACTATTGATGTTAGTAATATTGTAATGGATTCAGGGACTTCTTTTATAACAACTTCAACTTATGCTGGAAATTTAGTTTATAACAGAAATCTTGCTACTACCAATTGGTATTTAATTGGTTCGCCAGTAACAAACCAAGATGAAGATGATTTTATTTCAGATGCTAATTTTGCTTATGGAACAGGAAGTAATAGAGGTTTTGCATCGTACAATACGTTAAATGATAATTGGACTTATTACACTGGCACACCAAGTGCAAATGTTTTAACATCTGGAATTGGATATTCAGTGAAAAAAATGACTGCTGAAAATATTTCATTTTCAGGAAGTATGTTGACAAATGATTTAACTCCAATAACTTTAACAACAACAGGAAACGGATTCAATTTGGTTTCAAATCCTTACCCTTCTTTTATAAATAGTGAAACGATGCTTGATTTAACTTCAAATTCTGAATCATTAGCATCAAAAACAATTTGGGTTTGGGATCAATCAACAGGTGTTTATGATACAAAGGTTTCTACTGAAGCATTTAAAATTGCACCAACACAAGGGTTTTTTGTAAAATCAGATGGAGCTGCTGGTACCTTATCAATAAATGAAGCTTTCCAAAGTCATGAAGCAGATACTTTCTCAAAATCAGAAGAAAAAACTTCAATATTATTGCAACTATCTTCTGGGAATGATATCAGAAAAGCGCGATTGTATTATGTTGATGGAGCAACCAAAGGTTTTGATAACGGTTTTGATGGAGCACTATTCAAAGGAGTTCAAAATCCTTTCGCAATCTACAGTCATTTGGCTTCAACAGAAGTTGGGGTAGATTTACAAGTTCAATCTGTACCAAAAACTGATTTAGAAAATACAATAATTCCAATTGGAATTAATGCAATTGCAGGAAAACAAATCACTATTGAAGCAACTATCACAAATTTGCCTGAAGGTTTAAAAGTATTCTTAGAAGATAGAGCAACAAATACCATTACTCGTTTAGACGAAGCAAATTCATCATACAAAGTAACTTTGAACGATGCTTTAAATGGAACAGGACGTTTCTTTTTACACACAAAAGCATCAGGTGTATTGAGCACTGATGAGGTTGTTTTACAAAACACAAGCATCTATGCCATCAACAACAATACCTTGAGAGTAGTTGGATTGCCTTCAGGAAATGCGAATGTAAAAATGTACAGCATTTTAGGAAAACAAGTGATGCAAACTTCTTTTAGTTCAACTGGAATGAAAGAGATTTCATTGCCAAAATTGTCAACAGGAATGTACATTGTTCAAGTAGAAACTGCTGCTGGCAAATTGAACAAAAAAATCGTTTTAGAATAA
- a CDS encoding polyphosphate polymerase domain-containing protein has product MIVETSIVDLKNNLKQFKKITLDEMNSVALLKRKDTKFIINISYLPEILEALKNSYKVLEIDGKRIMNYSSLYLDTPDFKFYHDHHNGRINRTKIRQRKYVDSNLTFIEIKKKNGKGETDKFRKQIADFETELSQKSKDFIFKITNNNLDLQPSLWNNFKRITLVNLESKERVTIDLNLSFSIDAKQKVYSKLVVIELKQAKFDRTSEVVKLLKSIQCNPYSISKYCVGATNLYQDLKNNLIKPKLLKINKLSL; this is encoded by the coding sequence ATGATTGTTGAAACATCAATTGTAGATCTTAAAAATAATCTAAAACAATTCAAAAAAATTACGTTAGATGAAATGAATTCAGTGGCTTTGTTGAAAAGGAAAGACACTAAATTCATCATCAATATTTCCTATTTACCTGAAATTTTAGAAGCTCTTAAAAACTCCTATAAAGTTTTAGAGATTGATGGGAAAAGAATTATGAATTATTCTTCTTTATATCTTGATACGCCCGATTTTAAATTTTACCATGATCATCATAATGGACGAATTAATAGAACTAAAATTAGGCAACGAAAATATGTGGACTCTAATCTAACCTTTATCGAAATTAAAAAGAAAAATGGCAAAGGAGAAACAGATAAATTTAGAAAGCAAATTGCTGATTTTGAGACAGAATTATCCCAAAAATCAAAAGATTTTATTTTTAAAATCACAAACAACAATTTAGATTTACAGCCAAGTTTGTGGAACAATTTTAAGAGAATTACTTTGGTAAATTTAGAGAGTAAAGAGCGGGTTACAATCGATTTAAACCTGAGTTTTTCAATTGATGCAAAACAAAAAGTATATAGCAAATTAGTTGTTATAGAACTAAAACAAGCTAAATTTGATAGAACATCCGAAGTTGTTAAATTATTAAAAAGTATTCAATGCAATCCTTATAGTATTAGCAAATATTGTGTGGGCGCAACCAATTTATATCAAGATTTAAAAAACAATCTTATCAAACCTAAACTATTAAAAATTAATAAATTATCCCTGTAA
- a CDS encoding MFS transporter, with translation MHAIIVPITMDVKVTQRIALSSFFFLSGLTFATWASRIPTIKSFFQLNEAELGSLLLAMPISSLVGVPISGWLVAKFDSRKPLLISFLLFNISLIFIGFATSIMSLLVGISMFAFFMRILNISINTQSIVLQKSYQKPIVGSFHGLWSLGGLVGVAFSTLMVKFDVSMGNHLTGISIFTSVLIVISYFYTLKNDRSPSGNKLILGKPDPFILTLGLIIFLAAICEGGMFDWSGVYFKEVINEEVFTLGYLSFMACMALSRFFSDKLILHFGAKKTYVFSAVTIKIGILTAILFPTFWTALLGFCLVGFGTAAIFPMTFALAGTSKKYSPGMAISIISTYGIVGMFVGPPLIGYLAHAFGLQKAFFVFVIAGFLLIPISRLFFKHQTQ, from the coding sequence TTGCACGCGATAATTGTTCCCATCACTATGGATGTAAAAGTTACACAAAGAATTGCACTCAGCAGCTTTTTTTTCTTATCAGGATTAACATTTGCTACTTGGGCTTCCCGAATTCCGACAATCAAATCATTTTTTCAATTGAATGAGGCTGAATTGGGTTCTTTGCTTTTAGCCATGCCAATAAGTTCGTTAGTTGGTGTGCCAATTTCAGGATGGTTAGTGGCAAAATTTGATAGTAGAAAACCACTATTAATATCTTTTTTGTTATTTAATATTTCTTTGATTTTTATTGGATTTGCAACTTCTATAATGTCATTGCTTGTAGGAATTTCAATGTTTGCGTTTTTTATGCGAATTTTAAATATATCTATCAATACACAATCCATTGTCTTGCAAAAAAGTTATCAAAAACCCATTGTAGGCTCATTTCATGGATTGTGGAGTTTGGGTGGTTTGGTCGGTGTTGCTTTTTCTACATTGATGGTGAAATTTGATGTTTCAATGGGAAATCATTTGACAGGAATATCAATTTTTACAAGTGTACTCATTGTGATTTCCTATTTTTATACATTGAAAAATGACAGATCTCCCTCAGGAAATAAATTAATTTTAGGAAAGCCAGATCCTTTTATTTTGACCTTAGGATTGATCATTTTTTTAGCAGCCATTTGTGAAGGAGGTATGTTTGATTGGAGTGGTGTTTATTTTAAAGAAGTTATAAATGAAGAAGTTTTTACGCTAGGATACTTATCATTTATGGCATGTATGGCACTTTCAAGATTTTTTTCAGATAAATTGATTTTGCATTTTGGCGCAAAAAAAACCTATGTTTTTAGTGCTGTAACTATAAAAATTGGCATATTAACAGCAATTTTATTTCCAACATTTTGGACAGCTTTGCTCGGATTTTGTCTAGTTGGATTTGGAACGGCTGCTATTTTTCCGATGACATTTGCTTTGGCAGGGACATCCAAAAAATATTCGCCAGGAATGGCAATTTCTATCATTTCTACGTATGGAATTGTTGGAATGTTTGTTGGACCTCCATTAATTGGGTATTTAGCGCATGCTTTTGGTTTGCAAAAAGCATTTTTTGTCTTTGTTATTGCGGGCTTTTTATTGATTCCTATTTCGCGTTTGTTTTTCAAGCATCAAACACAATAA
- a CDS encoding DUF2490 domain-containing protein translates to MKTQLINFSKLFFAFLLINSSLFAQDETDFGSWNSIGVDYTIKKKLKLNLEYNMRFKENAKVLEERFTEIGAEYKIYKKFELGGSVRFIDENDTQGNRQGIRKHFRYQFDLSYKYKFNKLSINHRFRYQNKNEVAVSELEGDIPNANIRFRTGVDYNFKKWPLDPEFDAEIFRRVSKDEKNQFTKYRLTFGTKYKWKNFGEFGINYRYERSLIDGNLPMNLDVIELRYRYSIN, encoded by the coding sequence ATGAAAACACAACTTATAAACTTCAGTAAATTATTTTTTGCTTTTTTGCTGATAAACAGTTCGTTATTTGCTCAAGATGAAACAGATTTTGGTTCTTGGAACTCAATTGGAGTTGATTATACCATAAAAAAGAAACTAAAACTGAATCTTGAATACAACATGCGTTTTAAAGAAAATGCCAAAGTTTTAGAAGAAAGATTTACTGAAATTGGGGCAGAGTATAAGATTTATAAAAAGTTTGAATTAGGTGGTTCAGTTCGTTTTATTGATGAAAATGATACGCAAGGAAATAGACAAGGCATTCGAAAACATTTCAGATATCAATTTGATCTTTCGTACAAATACAAGTTCAATAAACTTTCAATAAATCACAGATTTCGCTATCAAAATAAAAATGAAGTAGCTGTTTCAGAACTTGAAGGAGATATTCCAAATGCCAACATTCGTTTTAGAACAGGTGTTGATTATAATTTTAAAAAGTGGCCTTTAGACCCTGAGTTTGATGCCGAAATTTTTAGACGTGTTTCAAAGGATGAAAAAAACCAATTTACAAAGTATAGATTGACCTTTGGAACAAAGTACAAATGGAAAAATTTCGGAGAATTTGGCATCAATTACAGATACGAAAGAAGTCTAATAGATGGAAATCTCCCAATGAATTTGGATGTAATTGAATTAAGATACAGATACTCTATAAATTAA
- the era gene encoding GTPase Era, with the protein MMHKAGFVNIIGNPNVGKSTLMNALVGEKLSIITPKAQTTRHRILGIVNHEEYQIVFSDTPGIIKPAYELQASMMDFVKSALDDADILIYMVEVGETAQKNEAFFNKIINSKIPVILLLNKIDKSSQDEVAEKIAYWREKVPNSFVYIISALEKFNVDTVFYKIIELLPEGPPYYPKDQLTDKPERFFVNEKIREKILMHYKKEIPYSVEVETESFIEEETIVRIRSVIMVERDTQKGIIIGHKGTAIKRVGAEARKDLERFFMKKVFIELYVKVNKDWRNDKNQLKRFGYDQS; encoded by the coding sequence ATGATGCACAAAGCTGGTTTTGTAAATATTATTGGAAATCCAAATGTTGGAAAATCAACTTTGATGAATGCTTTGGTGGGTGAAAAACTCTCCATAATTACTCCAAAAGCACAAACTACAAGACATCGTATTTTAGGCATTGTCAATCACGAAGAATATCAAATCGTTTTTTCTGATACTCCAGGAATCATAAAACCTGCTTACGAATTGCAAGCATCAATGATGGATTTTGTTAAATCAGCCTTGGATGACGCAGACATTTTGATTTATATGGTTGAAGTGGGTGAAACTGCTCAAAAAAACGAAGCTTTTTTCAATAAAATTATCAATAGTAAAATTCCAGTAATTTTATTATTGAATAAGATTGATAAATCTTCTCAAGATGAAGTTGCTGAAAAAATTGCCTATTGGCGAGAAAAAGTGCCTAATTCATTTGTTTACATCATTTCTGCGTTAGAAAAATTCAATGTAGATACCGTTTTTTACAAAATCATTGAATTATTACCAGAAGGACCTCCTTATTATCCAAAAGACCAATTAACAGATAAACCTGAACGTTTTTTTGTGAATGAAAAAATTCGCGAAAAAATATTGATGCACTACAAAAAAGAAATTCCATATTCAGTAGAAGTTGAAACCGAAAGTTTTATTGAAGAGGAAACAATTGTGAGAATTCGATCTGTAATTATGGTTGAAAGAGACACTCAAAAAGGCATCATTATCGGTCATAAAGGGACTGCAATTAAAAGAGTTGGCGCTGAAGCTCGCAAAGATTTAGAACGCTTTTTCATGAAAAAAGTTTTCATTGAATTGTATGTAAAAGTCAATAAAGATTGGCGAAATGACAAAAATCAATTAAAAAGATTTGGATACGATCAAAGTTGA
- a CDS encoding T9SS type A sorting domain-containing protein, translated as MKLKITLLLFAFISILNINAQTVKIGATTYGTITEAITAAADGDIIEITGIHTEPISISKSITLRGTDPTTDIIQAAATEIKDGSGARVISLAPTVNTDILTITIENLGIRHGNFNANGGGINADKIMGLLTLNNLIFKNNYTTTNGGALGIAGSNVNITNCTFQNNTATFDGGAIIAAPNNNGGNGIDSAINIKQSLIDSNNGRNGGGIYINGNKTFGDAYKINISIENSTISNNNATSASSATGGGAIWSKGSTWTGDSNNTGNVTLSLVHTTVYNNTHVALIKSGINFTADPAGSKTNFSAYNSIIVAADDLTRKVFLNFSNTNTTDVKNSIIGGIDGAIPTVISDAANNNITGKEATYAGLTGALTSEGGKTQVLAITEGSSGDDFCTATVPFSLPNVDQRGATREGTPDAGAFEVGGVLSTIKNDFVNMVVYPNPAKNVVSVKGVSNLQSLELFSILGKKIKSVKNSNTLQLEGLSKGIYMLTIKNDVSSLTKKIIIE; from the coding sequence ATGAAACTAAAAATTACTCTATTATTATTTGCTTTTATTAGCATTTTAAACATCAATGCACAAACAGTTAAAATTGGTGCAACTACATACGGAACAATTACTGAAGCGATTACAGCTGCAGCTGATGGAGATATTATTGAAATTACAGGTATTCATACAGAGCCTATTTCCATTTCTAAAAGTATCACACTAAGAGGAACAGACCCAACAACTGATATTATTCAGGCAGCTGCAACTGAAATAAAAGATGGTTCTGGCGCAAGAGTAATTTCGCTAGCTCCTACAGTAAATACAGATATTTTAACCATAACAATCGAGAATTTAGGAATCAGACATGGAAACTTTAACGCAAATGGTGGAGGAATCAATGCTGATAAAATAATGGGACTTTTAACACTTAACAACCTTATCTTCAAAAATAATTACACGACAACAAATGGTGGAGCACTAGGAATAGCAGGATCAAATGTTAACATTACCAATTGTACTTTCCAAAATAACACGGCTACTTTTGATGGAGGGGCAATTATTGCAGCACCAAACAATAACGGTGGAAACGGAATTGATAGTGCCATAAACATAAAACAATCTTTAATCGATAGTAATAACGGTAGAAATGGTGGAGGTATCTATATAAATGGAAATAAAACTTTTGGTGACGCTTATAAAATTAATATTTCTATTGAAAACAGTACAATATCGAATAATAATGCAACAAGCGCATCAAGTGCAACTGGTGGTGGAGCAATTTGGTCGAAAGGTTCAACTTGGACAGGAGATAGTAATAATACCGGAAATGTTACTTTAAGTTTGGTACATACAACTGTTTATAATAACACTCATGTTGCCTTAATAAAATCTGGAATAAACTTTACAGCAGATCCTGCTGGATCAAAAACCAATTTTAGCGCATACAATTCAATCATTGTTGCTGCTGATGATTTAACAAGAAAAGTATTTTTAAATTTTAGTAATACAAATACTACAGATGTTAAAAATTCAATTATTGGTGGAATTGACGGAGCAATTCCAACTGTAATCTCAGATGCGGCAAATAATAACATAACTGGTAAAGAAGCAACCTATGCTGGTTTAACAGGTGCTTTAACAAGCGAGGGAGGAAAAACTCAAGTACTAGCCATAACAGAAGGAAGTAGTGGAGATGATTTTTGTACAGCAACAGTGCCTTTTTCATTACCAAATGTAGACCAAAGAGGTGCAACTAGAGAAGGCACACCAGATGCTGGAGCTTTTGAAGTTGGGGGAGTTTTAAGTACTATAAAAAATGACTTTGTTAATATGGTTGTATATCCTAATCCAGCAAAAAATGTGGTTTCGGTGAAAGGAGTTTCTAATTTACAATCACTTGAATTGTTCTCAATTTTAGGTAAAAAAATAAAATCTGTTAAAAACTCAAATACCTTACAATTAGAAGGACTTTCAAAAGGAATTTACATGCTTACCATTAAAAACGATGTCAGTTCTTTAACTAAAAAAATTATAATTGAATAA
- a CDS encoding GTP-binding protein: protein MDNVTKLLIEKRNAELFLRPRFSIDLDETSDVVIQRFSDIFKNKKTDCRGVLVDQHIFMSVPKKDEHFWSPQLHLEFISKENNTTEMKGLFGPKPQVWTFFMFIHFVVGGLFLISATMLYSKISLKEPFTFPLMMVIVLPIIWIMLYFLGTIGKDTGKPQIKYLHDVMIQIITNQL, encoded by the coding sequence ATGGACAATGTTACCAAGCTTTTAATTGAAAAAAGGAATGCAGAACTTTTTTTACGTCCACGTTTTTCTATTGATTTAGATGAAACTTCGGATGTTGTAATTCAACGTTTTTCTGATATTTTTAAAAACAAAAAAACGGATTGTAGAGGTGTTCTTGTAGATCAGCATATTTTTATGAGTGTTCCCAAAAAAGACGAACATTTTTGGTCTCCTCAATTACATTTGGAATTTATTTCGAAAGAAAATAATACTACAGAAATGAAGGGTTTATTTGGTCCTAAACCTCAAGTTTGGACGTTTTTTATGTTCATTCATTTTGTAGTTGGTGGATTGTTTTTAATATCGGCAACAATGCTTTACTCTAAAATATCTTTAAAAGAACCTTTTACTTTTCCTTTAATGATGGTAATTGTTTTGCCAATTATTTGGATAATGCTCTATTTTTTGGGAACTATTGGTAAAGACACTGGCAAACCGCAAATTAAATATTTACACGATGTAATGATTCAAATTATAACCAATCAACTTTGA
- the der gene encoding ribosome biogenesis GTPase Der produces MNSIVAIVGRPNVGKSTLFNRLVQRRDAIVDSVSGVTRDRHYGKSDWNGKQFSVIDTGGYVIGSDDIFEEEIRKQVALAIDEADIIIFVVDVEEGITPMDAEVAKLLHKVKKPIFTVVNKVDNSMRETDALEFYNLGLGDYHTISSMNGSGTGDLLDAITAKMPEPEAINPDEEELPRFAVVGRPNAGKSSFINALIGEERNIVTDIAGTTRDAIDTKYNRFGFDFNLVDTAGIRKKSKVKDDLEFYSVMRAVRTIEYADVIILIVDATRGFEGQDQNIFWLAEKNRKGIVILINKWDLMEKETNTLRDFEAKIRTQIAPFTDVPIIFISTLTKQRIFKAIETAVEVFQNRKNKIPTSKFNETMLELVKTFPPPAIKGKYVKIKYCMQLPTPTPQFVFFCNLPQYVKDPYKRFVENKLREIYNFSGVPITIYFRQK; encoded by the coding sequence ATGAATAGTATTGTTGCCATTGTAGGAAGACCCAATGTAGGAAAATCAACACTTTTTAACAGGTTGGTTCAAAGAAGAGATGCCATCGTCGATTCTGTAAGTGGGGTAACAAGAGACCGTCATTACGGAAAATCTGATTGGAATGGAAAGCAATTTTCAGTAATTGATACAGGTGGTTATGTCATTGGATCTGATGATATTTTTGAAGAAGAAATTCGAAAACAAGTAGCTTTGGCGATTGATGAAGCTGACATCATCATTTTTGTAGTGGATGTTGAAGAGGGCATTACACCTATGGATGCTGAAGTTGCCAAATTGTTACACAAGGTAAAAAAACCCATTTTTACTGTAGTAAATAAGGTGGATAATTCCATGCGCGAAACAGATGCATTGGAATTTTACAACTTAGGTTTGGGCGATTATCATACGATTTCTTCCATGAATGGAAGTGGAACTGGTGATTTATTAGACGCAATTACCGCTAAAATGCCTGAACCAGAAGCCATAAATCCTGATGAAGAAGAATTGCCAAGATTTGCAGTTGTTGGACGACCTAATGCTGGAAAATCATCTTTTATCAATGCTTTGATTGGTGAAGAACGCAATATTGTTACTGACATTGCAGGTACAACTAGAGATGCCATTGACACGAAATACAATCGTTTTGGATTTGATTTCAATTTGGTGGATACTGCTGGAATTAGAAAAAAATCGAAAGTAAAAGACGATTTAGAGTTTTATTCAGTAATGCGTGCAGTTCGTACAATTGAATATGCAGATGTGATTATTTTAATTGTTGATGCAACTCGTGGTTTTGAAGGACAAGATCAAAACATTTTTTGGTTGGCAGAAAAAAACAGAAAAGGGATTGTGATTCTCATTAACAAATGGGATTTAATGGAAAAAGAAACCAATACTTTGCGAGATTTTGAGGCTAAAATAAGAACTCAAATTGCACCATTTACTGATGTGCCAATTATTTTTATTTCAACATTGACAAAGCAACGTATTTTCAAAGCTATTGAAACTGCTGTAGAAGTTTTTCAAAATCGTAAGAATAAAATTCCTACTAGTAAATTCAATGAAACGATGTTAGAATTGGTTAAAACGTTTCCACCTCCTGCAATTAAAGGAAAATATGTAAAAATTAAATATTGTATGCAGTTACCTACACCAACACCTCAGTTTGTGTTTTTCTGTAACTTGCCACAATATGTAAAAGATCCTTACAAACGATTTGTTGAAAACAAATTGCGTGAAATTTACAATTTTTCGGGTGTGCCAATTACCATTTATTTTAGGCAGAAATAA